Genomic segment of Ewingella sp. CoE-038-23:
CCAGGAAGCCTTTGATCAGCAAGATAGATTGCACGGCGATAAAAATATCTTCACCGAAGAACACCGCGATGTTATCGACGGCGGCGGCATTAGCGCGAATTTTCTGGCGAACGTCATTAGGCAAATCGCCATACTTAGTGACCGCCGCGGCTTCCGCCATTGGGGCAATCAGCGGGCGCACCATCTGCGCATGGCCGCCCAGCGAGTTCAGCCCCAGCGCGGCGGTGACTTGGCGCAGGAAGAAGTAGAGCATCAGCACGCGCCCGGTAGTGGCGGCGTGGATCTTAGAGATCAGGTCGCGCGCGCGCTCTTTCAGGCCGCTGCGCTCGAGGATGGCAATAACCGGCAGCGTCAGCCAAATCAGTCCCATATAGCGGTTCTCGGTAAAGGCTTTACCGAAGGCGCTGATGATATCCACCGTGTGCATGCCGCCCGCCGCGCCGGTAGCGATACCGGCAATGGTGACGACTAAAAGTGGATTAAACCGCAGCGCAAAGCCCAGCACCACGATCGGGATGCCTATTAATACCCACATATTTCTTACCCCTGTTGTCTGTAATCTGTGAATGAACTCAACGTCCTGTCTTTATATTTTTTAAGCTGCGCGTTGCTCGCTAATAACCACAAAATAACCTTGAGTTATAAAGTAGACGAGTGAGGAATAACGCTCAGCTTTGTTCGGAAAGTACCAAGCAGTTCGGTGCAGCGCAAGACTGTGAATTGATAAGTGGCAGGACAAGAGGGAGGAAAATAAGCGAGTCTAAGATAAAGCTCAGGCTAATTAACTGGGTGTTTTATTTAGCGTGGAATATTGTGCGGGGCGATAAGTTTAGATTAGTGAATTAACCCCGCGAGACAGGTTGCGGGGTTAATGAACAATAAGGCGATGGTTAAAGCTTATTCGTCGTCTTCGTCGCCGTAATATTTTACGCCGAGCTTAATCAGGTCGCGGCCTTGAGCTTTGCGGTGCAAATTGCTGTCGCGCAGGGAATAAACGCAGCCGCAATACTCTTGCTGGTAGAAGCGTTCGCGCTTGCTGATTTCAATCATGCGCGCCGAACCGCCTTTCTTGCGCCAGTTATAGTCCCAATAGACCATGCCCGGATAAGGCGCCGCCGCACGGTCGCCGCAGCCGTTAATCTGTTTCATGTCTTTCCAGCGGGAAATACCCAGCGAGCTGGAAATGGCGCTGAAACCGTGTTCATAAGCGTACAGCGCGGTGCGCTCGAAACGCATATCAAAACACATAGTGCAGCGAATGCCGCGTTCAGGCTCGTTTTCCATGCCGCGCGCGCGTTCAAACCAATTATCGGTGTCGTAGTCGGCATCAATAAATGGAATGCCGTGCTGTTCGGCAAAGCGCATATTCTCTTCTTTGCGCAGGGTATATTCTTTTTGCGGGTGAATATTCGGGTTGTAGAAGAAAATGGTGTATTCAATGCCCGAGGCTTGAATCGCTTCCATGACCTCGCCGGAGCAGGGTGCGCAACAGGAGTGAAGCAGTAATTTATCATGCCCGTTAGGCAGGGACAGTTTTTCTCGGATCAGTTCGGACATCTTCTTCGCCTGTTACTAAGATTTTCTTTATCAAAATAGAATCATCATGATGGTTGATGCCTATGATAAAAGACAGTGCGCCACTGTCAAAAATTTCTTATTGATCTCCTGAATGACAACTTGGGCAATAATCAACAATGTTATGCTAACGACCGGGATGTTGGCCGAGCACGGCGCAATGCCCAGCAATTGAATGTTAAGGACGCAGACAATGCAGTTAATGAAATCGCACCATATCCGCTGGCTGAGTTTATTTATCGTGATGGGGGGGCTACTGTTGGTGCTGCCTCTGCACCTGTTGGCATGCTTTATCGCCGGATTCGTGGTGTTCGAGCTGGTTAATGGATTAACACCGCATTTCCAAAAAATCATCAGTGGCGATCGCGCCCGCTGGCTGGTGGTGGCGCTCATCAGCACCGTAGTAGTGAGCGTGCTGATTCTGGCGATTGCCGGGATTATCGACTTCCTGATGGATGATATTAAGAACCCGGTGGCCTTCAACGCCATGGTTTCTCGCTTGCTGAGTGACGCACAGGGGCGCATTTCGCCAGTCATGTTGCACTATCTGCCCGCCAATATTGAAGAGCTACAGCGCCAGTTCCTGCAATGGGTGCGCGAACACGTCGCCATGATTCAAACCGTGGGCAAAAACGCGGCCCACGCCTTTGTCACCATGCTGATTGGTATGATTCTGGGCGCGATTATCTCTTTGCAGCGCCCAGACAAAGAGAGTCAGGATGCCCCGCTGAAAAACGAACTGTTGCAGCGCGTGCGCCTGCTGGCTCAGGCATTTCGTAATGTAGTTTTTGCCCAGTTCCAAATCTCACTGATTAACACCGTGCTCTCCGGTGTGTTTCTGTTCGGCATTCTGCCGCTGTTTGGTATTCACCTGCCGTTGGCCAAAACGCTGGTGGCTTTTACCTTCATCTGCGGGCTGCTGCCGGTGATTGGCAATCTGATCTCCAATACGGTGATCTTCATTGTCGGCCTCTCCCTGTCACTGTGGGTGGGCGTCGGGGTGCTGGCGTACCTGATTGTCATTCATAAGGTGGAGTACTTCCTCAATGCGCGCATTGTCGGCACGCGCATTA
This window contains:
- a CDS encoding DUF969 domain-containing protein, whose protein sequence is MWVLIGIPIVVLGFALRFNPLLVVTIAGIATGAAGGMHTVDIISAFGKAFTENRYMGLIWLTLPVIAILERSGLKERARDLISKIHAATTGRVLMLYFFLRQVTAALGLNSLGGHAQMVRPLIAPMAEAAAVTKYGDLPNDVRQKIRANAAAVDNIAVFFGEDIFIAVQSILLIKGFLEQNGISVEPLHLSVWAIPTAIAALIIHFIRLWLLDRSLAKRFDAQHGGIAK
- a CDS encoding epoxyqueuosine reductase QueH, encoding MSELIREKLSLPNGHDKLLLHSCCAPCSGEVMEAIQASGIEYTIFFYNPNIHPQKEYTLRKEENMRFAEQHGIPFIDADYDTDNWFERARGMENEPERGIRCTMCFDMRFERTALYAYEHGFSAISSSLGISRWKDMKQINGCGDRAAAPYPGMVYWDYNWRKKGGSARMIEISKRERFYQQEYCGCVYSLRDSNLHRKAQGRDLIKLGVKYYGDEDDE
- a CDS encoding AI-2E family transporter is translated as MQLMKSHHIRWLSLFIVMGGLLLVLPLHLLACFIAGFVVFELVNGLTPHFQKIISGDRARWLVVALISTVVVSVLILAIAGIIDFLMDDIKNPVAFNAMVSRLLSDAQGRISPVMLHYLPANIEELQRQFLQWVREHVAMIQTVGKNAAHAFVTMLIGMILGAIISLQRPDKESQDAPLKNELLQRVRLLAQAFRNVVFAQFQISLINTVLSGVFLFGILPLFGIHLPLAKTLVAFTFICGLLPVIGNLISNTVIFIVGLSLSLWVGVGVLAYLIVIHKVEYFLNARIVGTRINAKSWEVLLAMLIFESAFGLPGVVAAPIYYAYLKSELKQAELI